TGCCGTTTCCATCTCTGAACCCCAGGACGCCAATGAATGCTGGGTGCAGATGATGAGGGTCCTGCAGCAGAAGCTGGAGCCAGAGGAGGCAGAAACCCCAATGGAGGTTGGTCtgtgggccagatctgggcTACGGGACGATGGTAACGGGAAAATTGTGAATTGGTGACCACAGGACTCTGAATGTTCATGCTAACACGCTGAGAAGAGCTGCTCTTTATGTTTGATTTGCAAGGTCTCATCTCATTATGGCATGACTCTTAAACAGGGGTCATGTAACGGCTTTCGTTTACTCTCTAGGAGTATAGAGCCTCGTGTTCCCAGTTCAGGAAAAGGAGACTGATCATTGCTCCACGTGGAGAAGCAAGCATCTGTGTTGGTGCCCATTTGTAATGTTTCTTGAAGGGGGTTTATTTCTCAAGCTGAACACTTTGCAGGGTTTGAGCAGGGGCGAATCTAGCATGGAACCCTTAGGGGGCGCCACGAAAATATGGGATGTAACGCTAAATAGTATTTCCGGGGTGGCTGAATAGGCCAAAATAGGACCACCTATTATTATGAGGCTGAAGCCAACACATGAAATGTTTGACTCACTCACTCCGTCTTCAAGCTTTTCCGAAAGGTGGACTCAATGCATACGTACATAACTTGCTTTCTTCCCCAGTCTGATTCTGCGAGTGGCACTACTGCTGCCTCAGCCAAGAAGAACTTCATTGACCAGTATTTTGGGGTGGAATTTGAGACCACGTATCCTTCAAAACTGTTTTTGCCTTGTAAATAGCCCTGCCTTCCTGTTTTGTAGGATCTATGTTATTGGCACCTTAGGCCCTGCCCTCTAAGCACTCCTCCAATCGGCTGCTAGTTTACTGCATCATCTCCCTCCCCTTAACTCTTGCTTGCCCAGCATGAAATGCACTGAAGCAGACGATGAGGATCTCGTCAAAGGCAAGGAGAACCACCTGCAGCTCAGCTGCTTCATCAACCAGGAGGTCAAGTATCTGGCCACGGGGTTGCGGCTGGTGAGTGGGCTCTGGGTCTCGGGGCTCGAGTCGCCTCCACCTCGATCTCCCATCCCGAGGTCTAACCTAAACACGTGTCTTCCCCACGCAGCGCCTGCAAGAGGAAATCACTAAGCTCTCCCCATCTCTGCAGAGAAACGCTTTGTACATAAAAtctgtgagtgtttgtgtttcACCGCTTGAAAAGTCGTTTGTGCAATTTATGACTCGTTCATGGCTCAAGCTGCGTTGAGACATTTCCTTCCATAAAGAAACATCTTTTTCCCCGTTCTATCCAGTCTAAAATCAGCCGACTGCCTGCTTATCTGACCGTTCAGATGGTCCGCTTTTTCTACAAGGAGAAGGAGTCCGTCAATGCCAAAGTCTTAAAGGTCAGACCTCCCCGTTTCTTTGGACCAAACTCCACTTGCATGCACGTGGCTATGGCTGACTCCAGACATCCTCTGTAGGACGTGAAATTCCCTCTGATGTTGGACGTCTATGAGCTGTGCACCCCTGAGCTGCAGGAGAAGCTGTTGCCCCTCAGGTCGAAGTTCAAAGAGGTCGAAGACAAGAAGctggagaaacagcagcaaaagGCAAGTCCTTTTTCCCATCATGCACACCGACGGTCTTAAAAATGGCTGACCCTTCCCCTTTGGGTACGTTTCAGCTCCCAGTAGATGAGCCTGAAGTCCTGGTGAAATTTCTTGGAATTATAGATATTCAGAGCCGCTCCCCCTAATGATCTCCTGTCACCTTGTAACGAAGATGGTTCAGGTTTATAACCCTGTAGTTGTTCAGCTACCTGCTCTTCTCTTTAAACAGGGTGAAAAAACCATGACATCTCTGAAAGATGTGAAATACGAGCCCTTTTCCTTTACTGACGGTAAGCCCGCGTCACATCTGCCGCGTGTCCCTCTGCTGTCCCCGCGACAGAGATGTCATGTGATGTCACCACGTCAGTGCTGCTTTTTCTCCCTCTCAGACTGGGGCTCCAGCAACAGCGGCTACTATGACCTGCAGGCGGTGCTCACGCACCAGGGCCGTTCCAGCTCCTCGGGGCACTACGTCGCTTGGGTCAAAAGGAAAGAAGGTGAGCCGTTCCCTCCTGGGCCATCCAAGTGGGGGCGCCGTTTCCTCCAGCAATGCGGTCTCCCTAAAGCACCGTTCCCCTCGGtgcagtcctcggggacccccatttcagtttttgctccttcctagATCCCCACCCACCCGAACCAGGTATCCAGtcttcttgattggctgggaactaggagggagcaagaatgtggactgtctcggggtaggggggggtccctgaggactagGTTTCAGGAACACTGCCCTCAAGTAGCCCACCACCCCAACGAGAAACGTTCCTCCTCCGGCTTACAGGGTCCTGCTCTCTGTTCGCTTGCAGATGAATGGGTGAAGTTTGATGATGACAAAGTGAGTCTGGTGGCCCCGGAGGACATCCTGAAGCTGTCTGGCGGTGGGGACTGGCACATAGCGTACATTCTGCTGTACGGGCCTCGCCGGCTAGAGATCCTGCCGGAGGAGCGGTAAATCCAGGCGGGAAGCTTAAACATGCCATTTGGAAGCACTGTCTGTATAGATGTCCAATAAATACTCATCTCTTTGAAtcttgacctttttttttttttcccttctttccCTGTATCCAGCCTTTACCAAAACGGTTGTGTCAGacagtttttttaaaactttattttgacCCGCGTTGTCAAGATggttccattaaaaaaaacagaaaaaaaaattgtgaagcATATAGTTTTTATGACTGCTAGTTATTCCTTGAGGGATGAGTTAACAGCTGGTAGTGTTCTGCTTTCTGCACTTTATTTTAGCATGTACACCTACTGCAAGTGACGGGGTCAAGCCGGTGCCTCGCTGGCCTCTCTCAGATTTAGCCCCTTTGAAGTGTTACGGGCCGTTTATTCGGGAACCGGAATCAGTTATTGTAACTGCTAACTCCGCAAGATGTGGCTTAATAGTTCGATATACCAGTCTGATGGTCCCTTTCTTTTCCCGTGAGCGTGTCGTGCGGCTAGGACCCCACCCCGCTTCCAGGGCCGGCCGGCCGCGGTCCTTGCTTGTGTGTGTTGCTGCCTGACGTTCTCCTCGTAACTCCTCTTGTAAGTCTGCGGACGGAGTGGGCCTTAACCTTGTCCTACGTGATTGATTGCTGGCTTTTCGTAAATGGGCACAAATAAACTGCTCTATGAACACTGGCTGTCTAATTTGAATGActtggaagcccccccccccccttacctccCAACATGTTGCGCTTGGGGCAAACGGGTACTTttacaaaaacatttatttaacgAATGACGGTATACAGTAAAAGAATTCGCTGTGGTCGGGCGCACAGGGACACGTCCTGCCTATGTGTCACTGAGAGCCTCTGTGAAGCTGGAGAACCCTGCCGCGTTCAGTGCCGTGATCAGGTTCTCCACCGTGGCCTGGCTGCCTTCCCTGTCCTGCCACGCCACCAGCAGCAGCTTGGCCTGCATGTCCGCGTCCTCGCTCTCCGTCTCGATCTCCCGCACCTCGGCCGCCTTCATCTCCAGCTGCGTTGCCAGCGTCTTCCACTGGGAGCCCAGCTTCGCTGCTACTTcatccatctgttggttggatACAAGCTTGTTCTGGATTCCGGGGCCTAGAGGCAGAGGAAAAGTACACCTGAAATGGCATTTCTACTGAGGGATTTTCCAACACCCATTAACACAGTAGGGTAAAATGGCGTAATTGAGGGAAACTTGAAACAAACTCACTATCATTGCTCTCCTTCAGGAGATTATCGCCATTGTCGTCATCCTCTTCTTCCTCGCCAGTTTTTATTTCTTCAGATGGGAGATCTTTCTGAGGTGGGGCAGAACAGAAGATAGGATTTAATCGAGCTTGGCTACAGCCCACCTGGGGGATGCCTTGAGGGCAAGTGATGACAGGCTCACGCCCTCACCGGAAGCTCTTTAGCCAGCTTGATGACCATGCTTTCCAGGTAGTCCGCCAAGCTCTTGAACTGCTGGTTCGTGGGCTGGAAGAAATGGGGACTTCTCCGGGACAGCAAGCGCAACGCCCTCCAGCCGTAGTTGGAGTTTCTCACCACCCTGTGGGAGGGGCATAAGCTTAAGGCCTGCTGTGAAAGCACCACAATGCTGCACACATCACAGAGGCCAAAGACCACCACAATGCTGCACACATCACAGAGGCCAAAGACCACCACAATGCTGCACATCACAGAGGCCAATGACAAATTAAAAGCTTTGCAGTCCTATGATAAGTGGCCAAGGACGAACATCTGTAGGAGATTCAGAAAGTTGATTTAACGACAACCAAATCTGAGGGTTAGTAATGCAAGACAAACTGAATGATGTATTGCAGCAATGGAGACAAGTGTCTACGTGTTCATACTTGTACTCATCCTCCACCATATTGGCTGGGTCGGCCTGCTCGATGGCCGCCTCGAAAAACTCTTCGAGAGACGGCATGAACTCCctaagggggggaaaaaaaatgctgcatTATATTCACACTGTGAAGTAAATTTAGCCCTGTGCAGGTGGAATTTCAAGCTGCTGATTAAAAGTGATGATAAATACAGAGTTTGGCTCCCCACAGCATGACCAAACCTCATTCCACACACCTGCTGTCTGACTTGCAGGCGTCCATGTTGTCATGGTTGAGATTCCAGAGTCGTGTCAATTCATCACTGCAACAGAAGTAAACCTCAGCGTGCTTGAATAATTCAGTACATTCCTTTTTCTAACAGGACTGGGGGGGTTTCCATTGTATAAACAGACACCCTATGTTACGAGGGGGCAAGGTTGATATTCAGAATATTTACCAATACTCGTATCTCATAAAAGCATCAATGAGTTTTCATGACTAACACCTTAAAATAGGACTGAACGTCTACTGACTTGCCCATGAAGATCTTCCGGTCAGGACCCTTCCCCAAGAAGTCCTCCGGCGCCGGTCGCTTACGAGTCGGCCTTGAGGGCTTCGCGTCAGCAGGCCTGAAGCAGGTGAGGTAAAGAGAATGTTCACGCCGGTCTTCAGCCTTCAACTGCAAGCCGCACGACGAGATCCCAAAGAGGTCCATGCTGACCATGTAGCAATGAGCACCGCGCCGGAGGAACAAGCCATTACCTTTCCTTCACAAAACTTGGACAGCCTTCATTTTTCCACGCATTCCAGTTCTCCTCATTGTTCAAAATGTGCTGTAAAGACATAGCCGAGACTGACACCTCTGAATATTTCTGAAGTGTTGTGTAAAAATATACAATCCACTTTTGCTAAGGTTCAGGGTACAAATCACTCAAGAAGATTCCCCATTAAACGTTCTGTACAGTTAATATAATTATGCTAAGCATTATTTAGgtgaagaaaatgtttaaaactcCTGTATTTTATAATAGTTCTACCATCTTCAGTTTCATCAAGAGGCCTACCTCCACCGTGTTGGCAAATTTGTCTCCATCAGGTGGAATTTCTCTGAGCAACTGCAAAGGAAAGGTTGTGCTGTTAAACAAAGATGCTTTGGGTAGACACCCTTCTGTGCACCAGCAGGTGTCTGCCACAAAAAGGAAACATCTCCCCTGGGTAATAATTAATTCCAACTCTCAGCCTATTGGGTAATTAATCAGAAGTAATTACTATTCTTTGGATAGAAGCAATAAACCTGGATTGAAAATTTTCACCAAGAGCTATTTAAAGACAACTGGGGATGAAAGAACTGACCTGGTAAACCAGTTTGCTGGTTTCCTCCATCCATAGGCACTGGTCATCATTTAAAACACAATTGGAGCTGAGGAAAGTGAGTTGCAACATTTGAACAAACATACGAACAAACATACAACATGCTCATTACAAAAGGCCATTCTGATAGTTGGCAATCTGTTTTTACTAAACTATAGCTGCATTATGGGATTTTTAGGATCTATTCAACATTCCCAAAAACACAGGAGAGAGAAATATCCCCTACCTTTTGAACTTGACCTGGCCTTTCAGATACTGGAAGAGGatcaaatactgcaggagaatGTGGCGTCGGAAGTTACCGTCACTTAGCTGCAAGTCCATCAGCTGTGCGGAGGGAGGACAAGACAATGAGGGCCAAATAGCCTTCGCCCAAGGATATACAGTAAATGTTAGCATCTAGAAAGCCGGTGTTTTCAGACTGATAATAGCACAGCACCTTCTCACTGGTGAGGAATTTCGCAAAGTACACATGCTCTCCTCCCGCTGTCCTGAGCTCTTCCAGTTTCCGCTTCGACGCCTGTGTGTCGTCCAGTTTGTAGCTTTTAAACACCGCCAGGGTCTCATCCGAGTACTGCGGGACACAAATGAGAATGTTACTGAAAAAGCAGCCGGTTTAACAAAGAGGCTCCCCACCGGAGAGTGAGCCTGGCATATTAGCTTGTTCCTCGCCTGAACTGCTCTAGTAAAAACATGCAcctatattaaaaatgtattttttttaagcaatgGATAAGCAAAAACTGCAGATGACTGATGAATATCTTATATATATGGAAGTAGCTCAAATGGACCGCTGTCTTGGTCAATTTGGCCCGAACATGccattaaaacaaatatattatgaGGCTTAAACTTTTACATTTCTTGAGTACAGATTAGCATTAAACAGTCACTGATTACATTCGCACCAGTATCTGGCCGTTGCTTTGTGCATGGGTACAACGACACGAGTCGTGGTACAAGCGTCTGAGAAGGGCACCTTCAGAAAGGTCATCCAGGAAAACTTGTCGTAGCACTGCACTGGGTTCCTGAAGTAGTCTTGCAATGTCCAGAACTTTCTATACAGGGCGTAATCAATGGGAACGGTGCTAGAGAAGAGGACATAAAAAGAATGactttcttaaaaaataaaatcaggatTGCACACATTTTATTACGTAACTGACTGCATGGCAAATTCAGCCTTTCCTATAACTTACACTGATGTCCTTAACCAAATATTCATTAAGATAACACTTCTACATTGTCCCACTTGACTACCCTTTTGTTTACCAGGGCTGATGTTGTCACAGAGAGCCCCTCTTACCAGGGAGTCGGCTCCTCGTCTCCCATCTCACCCTCTTCCACTTCCATACCCTCCTCTTTCTCTTCTGTGTGCTGTGAGGGTGACAAGAATGCAAGTGTGACCACTCCACCTTAAAATGCCACAACTGTGACCCACAGAGACAAAACAATGACAAACACAATGGAATCGGCACATGGCTACATGCTGTTCCCTTTAGTGTCGTTGCTGCGAATGCTACTCTTACGGCAattgttttaatacaatgtGCACAGTTTCTGTAACATTGTAATTTGTACCACATccttaaaaaaatttaaataataataaaaacattttctccAATGTGCTATTGTCCTGTACTTCATATCTGAACCACGGTCAACTATGGTATATCTGTAGATACTGGCAATCACGTGTTCGGAGTTCTAGAACAAGCCTGCTGTTGGGTTCCACACAACTGCTGCTTGGTTCTTTTTAGGTTGCACATCACAGGAATGGGCAGCTTTTAACATGCAGCATATTCAGAGTGGACACCAACCTTCTGACCAAGAGTGCTCTCCTGCTCATTCTTGTTGAACACTGTGATGTTGTCAAGGTTAAACTGGCTCTGCAAGTTCAGACCTGAGGGCACAGAAACAGGCAAGCAAAATGAATACTTCAAGACAAATATATAAACAACACACGAATAAATCACAGATGTCACCTTACGCTGACGTCTGTTAACAAATACACTGAAATCAAAGGGCAGAGTAATCCCTCCCTACCGGATTTCTCCGACAGGGGAAACAGTCGAGCCAGAAATAGCTGGATCCGGCCGCAGAAGACAGTGTTCTGCGTTTTGGACAGACGCCTCAGGAGATCTGGGCAGGGAGACACAAACATATGCTTATTACCGATGTGCCATACATTTATGGAGCATAAACAGTGATCAAATGACAGCTCACTTCAAGATATGTAAACTggaaacaataataatataccACACCTGCAGCAAGTGATGTTTGTAATACaaatttaaaatgcactttaataGGTACTGGAGCATTTTGTGTACTCTGTTGCTGAGGCTTTAATGCTTAACTCGGCATGAAACATAGTTTAAACTGGTATAAAACCTTACCATTGCACATCCTTAACAAGTAGTTCTTCCCAGCAGTATAAAATGAGCTCTAGAAGAAGACACAGAATGTTACGAATAGGGTCTCCAAAGAACCAAAGAGCAGTTGTCATATATCTTTGcatgacaaaaaaaacagggatgCATCATAAACCATCCCAACCCCCCGCCAACTTACAGATTTCCACGTAGAGACGTTCTCCTCAACAAAAGTGAATATTTTGTCACACTGGTCGAGAGGAAGACAGTCAAGCACATCTCCAAGCAGGAGGAAAGGGGTTGTGGCTGAGCAGATACCTGCAGACCAGAAGTAGAGTTTCATTCCAAGGTTTTACAACTTCTGGCATTTGCCTTGACTTCTATCTAGGCAGCCACAAAGAGGCAGTCAGATACTGGTTGTGGTAACATACCTTCAGTGACTCCATCAATACTGAGGTAAATGAGCGACAGGAAATCATCACAGCCAGTGTTCTGTTTCACCTAGGGAATACAAAGTTGCCATGCCAAATATTAACCATGATACCCACTTTATATGTTTCATTAATTATTGATATTAATAACCAATTTCAGCTTACAATTACCCCCTCCAACACCCCTCGAAGGGCCTGATCGAACGTTGTCTTCTTCTCCGTCTcactgggggggaaaaaatcgaTGGTCTCTGGTTACTCGTTAGTCACCCAGTGACTAGCTAAACCTTAATGAGTGCGAAAACTATGTACCGACCGGAAAGACACGCAACACTTCGTTAATTAGATAGATAAAACTCTTACTTTCCGGATAGCTGGTTGAATATGTTTATCAAGGGTTTGATGGTCTTACTGTCCAACGCACTTATAGTTGCAGCCTTGGAAAAAAGACAGACACGTACGTTTACTGAATGAAAGATAATAATCAATGCGAATCAATAATCGATACGGGTATGCCATGACACAGACAAGAAAGCGTAAGAAATCTAAAGCATCATGGTCAGATAGCGTGGCCCTGGAAACCAGTCTATGGACACGTTTCAGAAAATGAAAGCTAGATAACGATCGTTAACTTAACTTCGTTAATACAAAGACATAAACTGCCCCATCACATACCAAAATGTTAACAAAACAGCCCACCGTGCTAACTAGCCGGCTAGCCGGGATAACGCACTCATATTCAAACGTATGCAAACTTTGGCAAATTCATTTAAGAGACGATAACCCAGTTTAGCATACACAAGCGGTGGATTGGCATGCTTAAACTGCATAACCCTTACCGTAAATTTATCTTTGGCTTCATTAAAATTGAACACAGACGGAGACATCTTTCACACAAATATAGTGCGATGCAGCGAAACACTGCGATCTTCCGTCGCGGAAAAAGGGCGCCGGAAATGACGCAAAAAACAATCGCCCATAAGGTTGTACCGTTACCTGCCATAATAGATCTATTCCTTACTCGTATCATCTAGGTGTATTAAAGAAATAAATCAGTTAAATGTCAACTTTATTTGGAAGAACAAGCATAATTATATAAGGAAAATGGATATCATTAAAAACTATAAAGATGGGGAAATTGTTGATTTTGATGTGATGGATTGagttattaaaattaattggCTCGAGTCTTTCATAAGGAATAGTAATCTACCCTACTTTTCATGTACCTCAGTACTTTGACCAGTTGGTGGGGGATGTTGAATTTTTACTGAACTGTGATATCCGTCACACTTTCTGCTTTTCACCAATATGTGTTGTTAATATTGGAGGTCTACTCTATAAGCACAATTTTAGCCCACATGATGTTCCAATATGGAACAATCGGGTGATTTTGAAAAGGTAGCCCGTATTTGTTAAGAGCTGGCAGGAGAGAGGTATATGGTCAGTGATTCATCTAATGGATGAATAAGGTAAGTTACTGGGACATGAGGATTTTAATAAGAGATATAATCTGAATTGTTCTTTAGCGGAATCCTCTACCTACAGCATTTCTGCACTTATCTAGAGGCTTTGGGAATAATCATAGGCCAAAATTGCAGAAGTTAATTATTGACAAATTGGATTTGTTGGACAAAAAATCTAATATTACTTTTTTCAAGAAAAAGTTTCATTAACTCTTTATATCCTGGGCCAGCAAAAAGTAATAGAGATTTAAGAGATTATGGACAACTGGAAATTAAATCCATAAGAACAAAGCATTTAAAATAACCTGTTGCTCCAAAAGTGAAAGAAATGcgttttaaaaatcaaaagGGTTTCtaacattacattttaatttggaGGTATTGTGTGATTCGCAAATAGAGACGACTGACCATTTGTTTTATAATTGCATAAGTGTCCATAAGTTGTGTTTGGATGTATTTGACTGGCTGTGGAGTTTCCTTCTCTCAAGGTTATTCGATATGGTTATGTATTACGAAACAAAAATATTGAGTTTTTGGTTAATAACATTGTTACTATGGTATAGTTTTTgtacataaatgtaaatttacgAAATCTCCTCACCTTCCATAATGAATGGAAGGAGGTGTTGTAGGACTGTAGGTAATACAAACTACAGTATATCGCTTGCCCCGAAGATGTTCCGAGATGACACTCTAGAGGGCGCCAGCACTCAGTCCGGAACATAGTGAAATCGGctggttagaagatggacagaagatggcgccctaggcTGTCGCTTTTGTCGCCTAATGGGTTAAATGGCACTAAACAGCATTTAAGATGCCTGACCACGGAACGTCTTAGGACATGGAGAACACAGGGTAGGGTTTGAACCGCTAACAGTGGAGGTGTAAGGCAATTGTAGCCGCCATTACGACGTAAACAGTGAATTATCAGAATGTAACGTGATGCTTTAAAATTCTATTTACATGTTAACAATAATGAAATAAGTTATTGACACTTAATCTCACTCTCAAACTCACCAATTATCATCAGAAGCATTAATTTTTAGAGTAAAGGGGATGCTTTCGGTCAGTTGTTCTATTACCACTA
The Paramormyrops kingsleyae isolate MSU_618 chromosome 4, PKINGS_0.4, whole genome shotgun sequence genome window above contains:
- the usp14 gene encoding ubiquitin carboxyl-terminal hydrolase 14 translates to MPVFMVNVKWGKEKFDGVELNTEEPPMVFKAQLFALTGVQPERQKVMVKGGTLKDDEWGNIKLKNGMTLLMMGSADALPEEPAVRPMFVEDMTEEQLASAMELPCGLTNLGNTCYMNATVQCLRSVPELKGSLSRYSGALRSSGANASSQYITAALRDLYESMDKTSSSIPPIMLLQFLHMAFPQFAEKGDQGQYLQQDANECWVQMMRVLQQKLEPEEAETPMESDSASGTTAASAKKNFIDQYFGVEFETTMKCTEADDEDLVKGKENHLQLSCFINQEVKYLATGLRLRLQEEITKLSPSLQRNALYIKSSKISRLPAYLTVQMVRFFYKEKESVNAKVLKDVKFPLMLDVYELCTPELQEKLLPLRSKFKEVEDKKLEKQQQKGEKTMTSLKDVKYEPFSFTDDWGSSNSGYYDLQAVLTHQGRSSSSGHYVAWVKRKEDEWVKFDDDKVSLVAPEDILKLSGGGDWHIAYILLYGPRRLEILPEER
- the thoc1 gene encoding THO complex subunit 1, coding for MSPSVFNFNEAKDKFTAATISALDSKTIKPLINIFNQLSGNETEKKTTFDQALRGVLEGVIVKQNTGCDDFLSLIYLSIDGVTEGICSATTPFLLLGDVLDCLPLDQCDKIFTFVEENVSTWKSSSFYTAGKNYLLRMCNDLLRRLSKTQNTVFCGRIQLFLARLFPLSEKSGLNLQSQFNLDNITVFNKNEQESTLGQKHTEEKEEGMEVEEGEMGDEEPTPCTVPIDYALYRKFWTLQDYFRNPVQCYDKFSWMTFLKYSDETLAVFKSYKLDDTQASKRKLEELRTAGGEHVYFAKFLTSEKLMDLQLSDGNFRRHILLQYLILFQYLKGQVKFKSSNCVLNDDQCLWMEETSKLVYQLLREIPPDGDKFANTVEHILNNEENWNAWKNEGCPSFVKERPADAKPSRPTRKRPAPEDFLGKGPDRKIFMGNDELTRLWNLNHDNMDACKSDSREFMPSLEEFFEAAIEQADPANMVEDEYKVVRNSNYGWRALRLLSRRSPHFFQPTNQQFKSLADYLESMVIKLAKELPKDLPSEEIKTGEEEEDDDNGDNLLKESNDSPGIQNKLVSNQQMDEVAAKLGSQWKTLATQLEMKAAEVREIETESEDADMQAKLLLVAWQDREGSQATVENLITALNAAGFSSFTEALSDT